The following proteins are encoded in a genomic region of Magallana gigas chromosome 1, xbMagGiga1.1, whole genome shotgun sequence:
- the LOC117685623 gene encoding fucolectin-7-like: MYHAQYAVDGKRGTDFIYDNCAHTGEQDENPWWRVDLQAVYSITSVRILNRGIYKWKLDVSDRLRNVTVTVGLTESDVNTPCGFFAGPGTASQLVVVDCPTSPEGRFVKISKTTEFLTLCEVDVFGIAI; this comes from the exons ATGTACCATGCCCAGTATGCAGTAGATGGCAAAAGAGGTACAGACTTCATTTACGACAATTGTGCACACACAGGAGAACAAGACGAAAATCCGTGGTGGAGGGTGGATCTACAGGCTGTGTATTCCATCACATCTGTCAGAATACTCAACAGAGGAATATACAAGTGGAAATTAG ATGTGTCAGACCGGCTAAGAAATGTTACCGTCACTGTTGGTCTAACAGAATCAGATGTCAACACTCCCTGTGGATTCTTTGCTGGTCCCGGTACTGCGTCACAGCTGGTCGTCGTTGATTGTCCGACATCACCAGAGGGGAGATTTGTAAAGATCTCAAAGACAACTGAGTTTCTCACTCTTTGTGAAGTGGACGTGTTTGGCATCGCCatctaa